A DNA window from Prosthecobacter debontii contains the following coding sequences:
- a CDS encoding zinc ribbon domain-containing protein produces MLPEITQLLKLQERDQRIRSLQKELKDIPKNEAMAKMQLAGDQAATDSATQKVKEIEVKIKGVELDIATRQNSIKRLQDQQFETRKNDEFQALGHEIKRYEGDVRALEDTELEHMEALEEAKAVLKEAQAKLAVTQERVNGDLKTLAIRAEGVKTRLASEEAERATAAAPVEAPALDLYNRLFTKKGDSAVVALTNGICGGCHMKVVMGTIQQLKAGETITQCESCGRILYLVE; encoded by the coding sequence ATGCTGCCGGAAATCACCCAATTGCTCAAACTCCAGGAGCGCGATCAGCGCATCCGTAGCCTTCAAAAGGAACTCAAGGATATCCCCAAAAACGAAGCGATGGCCAAAATGCAATTGGCTGGGGACCAAGCCGCCACGGACTCAGCCACTCAAAAGGTCAAAGAAATCGAGGTCAAAATTAAGGGCGTGGAGCTCGATATCGCCACCCGCCAGAATTCCATCAAACGCCTTCAGGATCAGCAGTTTGAAACACGTAAGAATGACGAATTCCAAGCCTTAGGACACGAAATCAAGCGTTATGAGGGAGATGTCAGGGCTTTAGAAGATACGGAGCTGGAGCACATGGAGGCTCTGGAGGAGGCCAAAGCCGTGCTCAAGGAAGCTCAGGCCAAGCTGGCGGTCACCCAGGAGCGAGTGAACGGAGATTTGAAAACACTGGCCATCCGAGCAGAAGGGGTCAAAACGCGGTTGGCCTCGGAAGAAGCGGAACGTGCTACGGCAGCGGCACCCGTCGAAGCACCAGCCCTGGATCTCTACAATCGACTCTTTACCAAAAAAGGTGATTCGGCAGTGGTTGCACTGACGAATGGGATCTGCGGGGGCTGTCACATGAAAGTGGTGATGGGTACCATTCAGCAACTGAAGGCTGGGGAGACGATCACCCAGTGTGAAAGCTGTGGGCGTATTTTATATTTGGTGGAATAA
- a CDS encoding DMT family protein, which produces MDWPVAKAVGLLFASNVFMTFAWYAHLKDMKAKPWLIAALLSWGIALFEYLLQVPANRIGSTVLSLPQLKILQEVITLTVFVPFVLFYMKQPLKWDYLWAALCMCGAVYFIFRK; this is translated from the coding sequence ATGGACTGGCCGGTTGCCAAAGCGGTAGGGCTGTTGTTTGCCTCGAATGTCTTCATGACCTTCGCGTGGTATGCTCATCTCAAGGATATGAAGGCCAAGCCGTGGCTCATTGCGGCGCTTTTGAGCTGGGGCATCGCATTATTCGAATACCTGCTCCAGGTGCCGGCCAATCGGATTGGCAGCACCGTTTTGAGCCTACCTCAGCTTAAGATCTTGCAGGAAGTGATCACGCTGACGGTCTTTGTCCCCTTTGTCCTGTTCTACATGAAGCAGCCCCTGAAATGGGACTACCTCTGGGCGGCACTGTGCATGTGTGGAGCAGTTTACTTCATCTTTAGAAAGTAG
- a CDS encoding rhodanese-like domain-containing protein, with protein MRFFWSLLICFTYAAIDAAPLPDNVELGPPKIQLPASVQQLSPLEVAAWLTAHPEATVIDLRMPEEITREGRLTGSHHYDFLQSSTADKLAQLDHDKPYLLYCALGGRSEKAAVQLSQQGFKQLVILKGGLDAWLKAGQPVSK; from the coding sequence ATGCGTTTCTTTTGGTCTCTCCTGATCTGCTTCACCTACGCGGCAATCGATGCCGCTCCTCTCCCGGATAATGTGGAACTCGGCCCTCCGAAGATTCAGCTCCCGGCCAGCGTGCAGCAGCTCTCCCCGTTAGAAGTGGCCGCTTGGCTCACGGCCCACCCCGAAGCAACGGTGATCGACCTGCGCATGCCCGAGGAAATCACCCGAGAAGGTCGCCTCACGGGCTCCCACCACTATGACTTCCTCCAGAGCAGCACCGCTGACAAGCTGGCTCAACTCGATCACGACAAGCCTTACCTGCTTTATTGTGCCTTGGGGGGACGCTCCGAGAAAGCCGCTGTGCAGCTTTCCCAGCAAGGATTCAAACAACTCGTTATCCTCAAAGGCGGACTGGACGCCTGGCTCAAAGCCGGCCAGCCCGTGAGTAAATGA
- the modA gene encoding molybdate ABC transporter substrate-binding protein, which produces MTRKLILFCLVLAAGALVFFGLNSKRFSSSSAHKTLTVYCAAGLKRPVEELAAQYEKEFGVQVSLQFGGTGTLLAQLRVASQGDLFLAADEGAMDEAQKLKVIREVIPVALQHPVIVVARGNPKNIHTITDLERPDVRLALTNPEAASIGKITQRLLGARWTALASKAIVMKPSVTEVAADAKLGTVDATLIWDSLMPQHPELEMIRVPELSHHEEKACAAVLTSANSPDEALKFARYLVALDRGAAVFQRHGFLPAGSRAN; this is translated from the coding sequence ATGACCCGAAAACTCATTCTTTTTTGCCTCGTCTTGGCCGCTGGCGCTCTGGTGTTTTTCGGTCTGAATTCGAAGCGTTTCAGCAGCAGTTCCGCGCACAAGACGCTGACGGTGTATTGCGCCGCCGGATTGAAACGCCCGGTGGAAGAATTAGCCGCTCAATATGAAAAGGAGTTCGGCGTGCAGGTCTCTCTGCAATTCGGAGGCACCGGCACTCTGCTGGCTCAGCTCAGAGTCGCCAGCCAAGGAGATCTCTTCCTGGCTGCCGACGAAGGAGCGATGGACGAGGCCCAAAAGCTCAAGGTCATCCGCGAAGTCATCCCCGTGGCACTGCAACATCCCGTGATTGTGGTGGCCAGAGGTAACCCGAAAAACATCCACACTATCACCGATCTGGAGCGACCAGATGTTCGCCTCGCTCTGACCAATCCCGAAGCCGCCAGCATCGGTAAGATCACTCAGCGATTGCTCGGGGCGCGCTGGACGGCCCTGGCTTCCAAAGCCATCGTCATGAAGCCGAGCGTGACCGAGGTGGCTGCCGATGCCAAGCTAGGCACCGTGGACGCCACCCTCATCTGGGATAGCCTGATGCCGCAGCACCCTGAACTGGAGATGATCCGCGTGCCCGAACTCTCTCACCACGAAGAAAAAGCCTGTGCGGCTGTCCTCACCAGCGCCAACTCACCTGATGAAGCCTTGAAATTCGCTCGTTACTTGGTCGCTTTGGATCGAGGAGCTGCAGTCTTTCAACGCCATGGTTTTTTACCCGCAGGAAGTCGAGCGAACTGA
- the polA gene encoding DNA polymerase I, whose product MSKRLFLLDGMALLYRAHFAFIKNPIRTSDGLNTSALYGFTNTLLDILKNQQPTHLAVVLDTSAPTPRHEIFPEYKAQREEMPEDLANAIPQIHRLCAAMNIPLLTRDGYEADDIIGILAKRSEEEKGYETYMVTPDKDFGQLVSETVKIYKPGRQGSDVEILGVKEVCERWGIDRPEQVVDVLALMGDAVDNIPGIPGFGEKTATSLIKQFGSLENLLANVGQLKGKQKEKVELHQDKALLSRELATIMHVAPLEVELESLVVRGHDDEALKGLFTEFEFNALGRRLFGDEFKAGRGRQLAKEATPAPTGELFATEEVASQPPTLLRSIADTEHVYHQVHTASERAALIAQLAKQPRFCFDLETTSLDPRDTEIVGIAFSWQAHEGWFVFFPRDQGESAKVLEEFRGVLTKTQTEKIGHNIKFDLSVLLAKGLEVKGPFFDTMLAHSLIEPDQRHSMDYLSESVLGYTPVSITTLIGTEKNDLFSQSTMADVAEADPTKIADYAAEDADVTWQLAEKLRPLLPNHGAERVFYEIECPLLPVLVRMEHEGVKVDVQALREFGLELEKRAGEMNRRIQEYAGGPFNLNSPKQLGEVLFEKLKLLEKPKKTATGQYQTNEQVLQSLMGLHPIIADILEYREVTKLKNTYVDALPSSVSKADGRVHTTFHQLMAATGRMASSNPNLQNIPIRSDSGKEIRKAFVSGREGWVLLSADYSQIELRVMAALSDDKAMIEAFQNGQDIHQATAARVYSVPLDGVLPEMRRTAKMVNFGIIYGISAFGLSQRLGIPRGEAATIIDNYFKQFPGIHGYMGQIVQDAKRYGYVETITGRRRVIRDIASGNASVRGGAERMAMNTPIQGTAADMIKLAMINVDKALTEAGLQTRMLLQVHDELLFEVPQDEVETAKTIILKEMSEALSLGDVPVEVEAGTGINWLEAH is encoded by the coding sequence ATGTCCAAACGTCTTTTCCTCCTCGATGGCATGGCGCTGCTATATCGCGCGCACTTTGCTTTCATCAAAAACCCCATCCGCACCAGTGATGGGCTGAATACCTCGGCGCTCTACGGGTTCACCAATACCCTCCTGGACATCCTGAAAAACCAGCAGCCGACTCACCTGGCGGTGGTGCTGGATACCTCGGCCCCGACTCCGCGCCATGAGATCTTTCCCGAATACAAGGCCCAGCGTGAGGAGATGCCGGAGGACCTAGCCAACGCCATCCCGCAGATCCACCGACTCTGCGCGGCGATGAACATTCCACTGTTGACGCGCGATGGTTATGAGGCGGATGACATCATCGGCATCCTGGCCAAGCGGTCGGAGGAGGAAAAGGGTTATGAAACCTACATGGTGACGCCGGATAAGGACTTCGGTCAACTCGTATCCGAGACAGTGAAGATCTACAAACCCGGCCGCCAGGGCAGCGATGTGGAGATCCTCGGGGTCAAAGAGGTGTGCGAGCGCTGGGGCATCGATCGCCCGGAGCAGGTGGTGGATGTGCTGGCACTGATGGGCGACGCCGTGGATAACATCCCGGGCATCCCGGGCTTTGGCGAGAAGACGGCCACGAGCCTGATCAAGCAATTCGGCAGCCTGGAGAATCTGCTGGCCAATGTGGGCCAACTGAAGGGCAAGCAGAAGGAGAAGGTGGAACTGCATCAAGATAAGGCGCTGCTCTCCCGCGAGCTGGCCACGATCATGCACGTGGCCCCGCTCGAGGTGGAACTGGAGAGCCTCGTTGTGCGTGGTCACGATGATGAGGCCCTGAAGGGATTGTTCACCGAGTTCGAGTTCAATGCCCTGGGGCGTCGCCTGTTCGGGGATGAATTCAAGGCGGGGCGTGGCAGGCAGCTTGCCAAGGAGGCAACACCTGCACCGACGGGGGAGCTTTTCGCAACCGAAGAGGTGGCTTCACAGCCCCCTACCCTGCTGCGTAGCATCGCCGATACCGAGCACGTCTATCATCAGGTCCACACCGCCAGTGAACGAGCAGCATTGATCGCACAGCTTGCGAAGCAGCCCCGGTTCTGCTTTGACCTGGAAACGACGTCTCTCGACCCACGCGATACGGAGATCGTCGGCATTGCGTTTTCCTGGCAAGCTCATGAGGGTTGGTTTGTTTTCTTTCCTCGCGACCAAGGGGAATCCGCTAAAGTGCTGGAAGAGTTCCGCGGGGTGTTGACGAAGACTCAAACCGAAAAGATCGGGCATAACATCAAGTTTGACCTGAGCGTCCTCCTGGCCAAGGGGCTGGAGGTCAAAGGACCGTTCTTTGACACCATGCTGGCGCATTCCCTGATTGAACCCGATCAGCGCCACAGCATGGACTATCTCTCCGAGTCAGTGCTCGGTTACACGCCGGTCTCGATCACCACACTGATCGGCACCGAGAAGAATGATCTCTTCAGCCAAAGCACCATGGCCGATGTGGCGGAAGCAGATCCGACGAAGATCGCCGACTACGCGGCAGAGGATGCCGATGTCACTTGGCAGCTCGCCGAGAAGCTACGTCCTCTGCTGCCTAACCACGGCGCGGAACGTGTCTTCTATGAGATCGAGTGCCCGCTGCTGCCCGTGCTGGTGCGCATGGAGCATGAAGGGGTCAAAGTGGACGTGCAGGCGCTGCGGGAGTTTGGTCTGGAACTTGAGAAGCGAGCGGGTGAGATGAACCGTCGCATCCAGGAGTATGCGGGAGGCCCCTTTAACCTGAACAGCCCGAAACAACTCGGTGAGGTCCTGTTTGAAAAACTCAAGCTGTTGGAGAAACCCAAGAAGACGGCCACCGGCCAATACCAGACGAACGAACAGGTGCTGCAATCCCTCATGGGGCTGCATCCGATCATCGCGGACATCTTAGAATACCGCGAGGTAACCAAGCTGAAGAACACCTATGTGGATGCGCTGCCAAGCAGTGTGTCTAAGGCCGATGGCCGAGTGCACACCACCTTCCATCAGCTCATGGCGGCGACAGGACGCATGGCTTCCAGCAATCCGAACCTGCAGAACATCCCCATCCGCTCTGACTCCGGCAAAGAGATCCGTAAAGCTTTTGTGTCCGGTCGCGAGGGCTGGGTGCTGCTGAGTGCTGACTACAGCCAGATCGAGCTGCGCGTGATGGCGGCCCTCAGTGATGACAAGGCCATGATCGAAGCCTTCCAAAACGGCCAAGACATTCACCAAGCCACCGCAGCACGCGTCTATAGCGTACCTCTGGATGGCGTGCTGCCTGAGATGCGACGCACGGCTAAGATGGTGAACTTTGGCATCATTTATGGCATCAGCGCTTTTGGTTTGTCTCAACGGCTCGGCATCCCCAGAGGCGAGGCCGCCACGATCATTGACAATTACTTCAAGCAATTCCCCGGCATCCATGGCTACATGGGCCAGATCGTCCAGGATGCGAAACGCTATGGCTATGTGGAAACCATCACCGGACGCCGCCGCGTGATCCGTGACATCGCCAGCGGCAATGCCAGTGTGCGTGGTGGTGCGGAACGCATGGCCATGAACACCCCCATCCAAGGCACCGCGGCGGATATGATCAAGCTGGCGATGATCAACGTCGATAAAGCCCTCACCGAAGCCGGTCTCCAAACCCGCATGCTTTTGCAGGTGCATGACGAACTCCTCTTCGAAGTCCCTCAGGACGAGGTGGAAACGGCGAAGACGATCATCTTGAAAGAGATGAGTGAAGCCCTCTCGCTCGGTGATGTGCCGGTCGAAGTAGAGGCCGGCACCGGCATCAACTGGCTGGAAGCGCATTGA
- a CDS encoding glycosyltransferase, which yields MSHHSPSLSTTGPTDGQASEVAPQKTSSKLALIIRQFYPHLTGVVTQYRQLGPELQKHGIQMCVHTAQTSLAPEPETQLDSITIHRSEIKPRPAALMSPGELDENITQAALSLWESKGDYPHTVIVFGFTWKLARYYWLFKKRGIRLILALTIFPEFEENLPRWFGKLKWQMRTILLTQLFDGLTVYSSAFVRLYRGLGISSRKLHIIPFPVDDGRFRPAEDDEKRLLRKTLGFGDLDGPIIVFMGSVISRKGADLLLAAWLLIEKNYPTATLIFVGPYGPRETHLTASLRREQEHFQRGFQGLLDQLSTPQSVRITGAVDNPEDYFRMADIFAFPSRLEGLGGVIPEAMACGLPCVLTRFEGFPETEFGKPGEHFLEADFTPKSIAKAIQTLLDSSSERARVGENGRSNALRVFGLPHVAQKLAYLCRPT from the coding sequence TTGAGTCACCATTCTCCATCCCTATCGACCACTGGTCCTACGGATGGTCAGGCTTCAGAAGTAGCGCCGCAGAAGACATCATCCAAACTGGCTCTGATTATTCGTCAATTTTATCCGCACCTTACGGGAGTTGTAACGCAATATCGCCAACTTGGTCCCGAGCTGCAGAAACATGGCATACAAATGTGTGTCCATACGGCACAAACATCCCTTGCTCCAGAGCCTGAAACGCAACTGGACAGCATCACGATCCACCGCTCTGAAATCAAGCCCCGCCCCGCAGCACTCATGTCCCCGGGCGAACTCGATGAGAATATCACCCAAGCCGCCCTGTCCTTGTGGGAAAGCAAAGGCGATTATCCGCATACGGTCATTGTTTTTGGGTTCACCTGGAAATTAGCCCGCTACTACTGGCTTTTTAAAAAAAGAGGCATCCGACTTATTTTAGCCCTCACAATATTCCCAGAATTTGAGGAAAACCTGCCACGTTGGTTCGGTAAGCTAAAATGGCAGATGCGAACCATCTTACTCACTCAGCTCTTCGATGGACTCACGGTCTATTCCAGTGCCTTCGTGAGACTTTATCGAGGCTTGGGCATCTCTTCTCGTAAGCTCCACATCATTCCCTTCCCGGTTGATGACGGCCGCTTCAGACCTGCGGAAGACGATGAGAAGCGTCTCTTGCGCAAAACGCTAGGCTTCGGTGATCTTGACGGCCCAATCATCGTTTTTATGGGCAGTGTCATCTCTCGAAAAGGGGCCGATTTGCTATTGGCGGCATGGCTGCTCATTGAAAAAAACTACCCGACAGCCACCTTGATTTTTGTCGGACCTTATGGCCCACGGGAGACTCATCTGACGGCTTCCCTGCGGCGTGAGCAAGAGCACTTTCAGCGTGGTTTCCAAGGCCTCCTCGATCAATTGTCCACGCCCCAATCCGTTCGGATCACAGGAGCTGTCGATAATCCGGAAGACTACTTTCGCATGGCTGACATCTTCGCTTTCCCATCGCGCTTAGAGGGCTTGGGAGGCGTCATCCCCGAAGCCATGGCGTGCGGACTTCCATGTGTGCTCACTCGTTTCGAAGGCTTTCCTGAAACCGAATTTGGCAAGCCTGGAGAGCATTTTTTAGAAGCTGACTTTACCCCGAAATCCATCGCCAAAGCCATTCAAACGCTTTTGGATTCTTCCAGTGAACGTGCCCGCGTGGGTGAAAATGGACGTTCAAATGCTTTGCGAGTTTTCGGCCTCCCTCATGTCGCCCAAAAGCTCGCCTACCTTTGTAGGCCCACCTAA
- a CDS encoding DUF1549 domain-containing protein, which yields MKAFLLTLLPGLTLLTTSLPAAEMTAATRRIDELLARGWEKHHLQPHAPVGDEVFLRRAYLTVVGRIPTLDEARSFLAWQEPTKREKLIDSLLASEGYVHHFFNYWADVFRAQSQGVADSTTAQNYLNYLRQALRDNKPYDQLARELVSSEGACFENGAIGYYMRDRGMPLDNLSNTTRIFLGTRMECAQCHDHPFDKWTQKQFYEMAAFTHNMTASAYRSPGAEEVQKLIRQDKSLDKETQDLMRQAITEVTRPLRDTWVKQNKAALRLPHDYKYPDAKPKDVVQASVMFGKPVSLTKDANQAKVFSAWLTARDNPRFTTVIVNRLWKKVFGLGLIEPLDELMDGSVAANPELEAFLERQMVSMKYDMKAFLKMLLTTQTFARVSLPEVGMGEPCYFQGPVFRRMSAEQAWDSLVTLVNPEPDSINWTAREREKRELDNRRQLAGLLDLTEAPLLFEASERVAVAMREQNKEFDQLRKELDVARAQEDKDKAKEIQRRLGESQRILRQTVSRCFYEAAQKSNNKEVQAKLAEVGGDGPMEMAMMSLMESARVDASDMPGEVMDLQQVQADAKRLGIQDQKTLKSYVTYRKNLHQTWSRAAELTSPAPRGHFLREYGQSDRDVIENSSDEASVPQALAMMNSSLVSQITGGWSVLSMNLRQAKTDEEKLEVLYLSIFSRLPTEHERDVMSQRLESYAGRQTRWEDVALAALSTQQFLFVK from the coding sequence ATGAAAGCTTTCCTGCTTACTTTGCTCCCAGGCTTGACCCTCCTCACGACTTCTCTGCCTGCGGCAGAGATGACGGCGGCGACAAGACGGATTGATGAATTGTTGGCCCGAGGCTGGGAGAAACATCATCTGCAGCCACACGCTCCGGTAGGGGATGAGGTCTTCCTACGCCGGGCTTATCTGACCGTGGTGGGCCGCATCCCGACGCTGGATGAGGCGCGCAGCTTTCTAGCCTGGCAAGAGCCGACGAAACGCGAAAAGCTGATAGATTCCTTACTCGCCTCCGAGGGTTATGTGCATCACTTCTTCAACTACTGGGCGGATGTCTTCCGGGCCCAGAGTCAGGGCGTGGCAGATAGTACCACGGCTCAGAACTACCTCAACTACCTGCGGCAAGCTTTGCGGGATAACAAACCGTATGACCAACTGGCACGTGAACTGGTGAGCAGTGAAGGGGCTTGCTTTGAAAACGGCGCTATTGGCTACTACATGCGTGACCGGGGCATGCCGTTGGATAATCTCTCCAACACCACCCGCATCTTTCTGGGCACGCGCATGGAGTGTGCTCAGTGCCATGACCATCCCTTTGATAAATGGACGCAGAAGCAGTTCTACGAGATGGCGGCTTTCACCCATAACATGACGGCATCCGCCTACCGTTCGCCTGGAGCGGAGGAGGTTCAAAAACTGATCCGACAGGACAAGTCCCTCGATAAAGAAACTCAGGATCTCATGCGCCAGGCCATCACGGAGGTAACACGCCCCCTGCGTGATACTTGGGTCAAACAAAACAAAGCAGCTCTGCGTCTGCCTCATGACTACAAGTATCCTGATGCTAAGCCCAAGGATGTGGTGCAGGCCTCGGTGATGTTTGGTAAACCGGTGAGCCTAACCAAGGATGCCAATCAGGCCAAGGTCTTCAGCGCCTGGCTCACCGCTCGTGACAACCCACGCTTCACCACCGTGATTGTGAACCGTCTGTGGAAGAAGGTGTTTGGGCTGGGGCTGATCGAGCCGCTCGATGAGTTGATGGATGGCAGTGTGGCTGCCAATCCTGAGCTGGAAGCGTTCTTGGAGCGGCAAATGGTGTCCATGAAGTATGACATGAAGGCCTTCCTCAAGATGCTGTTGACGACCCAGACCTTCGCCCGAGTGAGCCTCCCCGAAGTGGGCATGGGTGAGCCGTGCTATTTTCAAGGGCCTGTGTTTCGCCGCATGTCAGCCGAGCAGGCTTGGGATTCGCTAGTGACTCTCGTGAACCCAGAGCCTGATTCCATCAACTGGACCGCGCGTGAGCGGGAGAAACGTGAGCTCGATAATCGTCGTCAACTTGCAGGTCTGCTGGATCTGACGGAAGCCCCCTTACTCTTCGAGGCCTCGGAACGAGTGGCTGTGGCCATGCGTGAGCAGAACAAGGAGTTTGATCAATTACGCAAAGAACTGGATGTGGCGCGTGCTCAAGAAGACAAAGACAAGGCCAAGGAGATCCAACGCCGGTTAGGGGAAAGTCAACGTATCCTGAGGCAGACGGTCTCCCGTTGTTTTTATGAAGCTGCCCAGAAGTCCAACAACAAGGAAGTGCAGGCAAAGCTGGCCGAAGTAGGTGGAGATGGGCCGATGGAGATGGCCATGATGAGCCTCATGGAGAGTGCGCGAGTCGATGCCAGCGATATGCCTGGCGAAGTGATGGATCTGCAGCAGGTCCAAGCGGATGCGAAACGGTTAGGCATCCAGGATCAGAAGACGCTGAAGAGCTATGTGACTTACCGCAAGAATCTGCATCAAACATGGAGTCGCGCCGCCGAGCTGACCTCACCCGCACCCCGTGGACATTTCCTGCGCGAGTATGGTCAGTCGGACCGAGATGTCATCGAAAACTCCAGTGATGAGGCCTCGGTGCCTCAGGCTCTTGCCATGATGAACAGCAGTCTCGTCTCGCAGATCACTGGTGGCTGGTCCGTGCTCTCTATGAACTTGCGACAAGCCAAGACTGACGAGGAAAAGCTGGAGGTGCTCTATCTCTCCATCTTCTCGCGTCTGCCTACGGAGCATGAGCGGGATGTGATGAGTCAGCGCCTGGAAAGTTACGCCGGCCGCCAAACCCGATGGGAAGATGTGGCCCTTGCAGCCTTGAGCACTCAGCAATTTTTGTTTGTGAAATAG
- a CDS encoding DUF1501 domain-containing protein, with the protein MNASSSLRCELDRRRFMTGAAKSLLGVGLLPAGEHFFSGKALAAGQGAATARQVPTARSVIYLYMTGGQSHLDTWDPKPENKEVMGATKTIKTSADGVLIGEYLPRMATQMHHACVINSVATNTGAHEQANYYMHTSFGLRGTIKHPGMGAWLSFYQGAGNPSLPPYVYIGNDSRHPGAGFFPKKHGPLMVNNPEAGLQNVRPPKGVSEDRFAMRRDLASAMDVEFQAEWATRGVKAYADMYDDAVRLMKSDDLRAFDLTQESDAVRQAYGKETFGQGCLLARRLVEHGVRFIEVSLGSWDTHTANFINTPRLCDVLDIALSALVADLQARGLLESTMIVVSSEFGRTPKINQNQGRDHYPVFSSVLIGGGIQGGQKYGATDKDGAQVVADKVSPPDLNATIGYALGLPLDQVIYSPTKRPFTVADKGQPLTQLFG; encoded by the coding sequence ATGAATGCCTCCTCTTCCTTGCGCTGTGAGCTTGATCGCCGCCGTTTCATGACTGGCGCTGCTAAATCGTTGTTAGGTGTCGGTTTGCTCCCCGCGGGTGAGCACTTTTTCAGTGGCAAGGCACTGGCTGCCGGGCAAGGCGCTGCGACGGCGCGTCAGGTGCCGACCGCACGCAGCGTGATCTATCTCTACATGACAGGCGGACAGAGCCATCTGGATACTTGGGATCCGAAGCCTGAGAACAAGGAGGTGATGGGGGCCACGAAGACTATCAAAACCAGTGCGGATGGCGTCTTGATCGGTGAGTATCTGCCTCGCATGGCCACGCAGATGCATCATGCTTGCGTGATTAACTCGGTGGCCACCAATACGGGGGCTCATGAACAGGCCAACTACTACATGCACACCAGCTTTGGTTTGCGCGGCACGATCAAGCACCCGGGTATGGGAGCGTGGCTGAGTTTCTATCAGGGAGCGGGAAATCCCTCTCTGCCGCCCTACGTTTACATCGGCAATGATAGCCGTCACCCTGGCGCTGGCTTTTTCCCGAAAAAGCATGGCCCGCTGATGGTGAATAATCCCGAGGCGGGTCTGCAAAACGTGCGTCCGCCGAAAGGAGTCAGCGAGGACCGCTTTGCCATGCGGCGAGATCTGGCCTCGGCCATGGATGTGGAGTTCCAAGCCGAATGGGCGACTCGCGGCGTGAAAGCCTATGCTGACATGTATGATGATGCCGTGCGTCTGATGAAGAGCGATGATTTACGAGCTTTTGACCTGACCCAGGAAAGTGATGCGGTGCGTCAAGCCTATGGCAAGGAGACTTTCGGTCAAGGGTGCCTGCTCGCCCGCCGCTTGGTGGAGCATGGTGTGCGCTTCATCGAAGTGTCGCTAGGAAGCTGGGATACCCATACGGCCAACTTCATCAACACGCCACGTCTCTGTGACGTGTTGGATATCGCGCTCAGTGCTTTGGTAGCCGATTTACAAGCCCGTGGTCTTTTGGAGAGCACGATGATCGTCGTCAGCTCTGAATTTGGCCGCACCCCCAAGATCAATCAGAACCAAGGTCGTGATCATTACCCCGTCTTCAGCAGCGTCTTGATCGGTGGCGGGATTCAGGGAGGACAGAAATATGGTGCCACAGATAAAGATGGAGCCCAGGTGGTGGCCGATAAAGTCTCGCCCCCAGATCTTAACGCAACCATTGGTTATGCCTTGGGGCTGCCTTTGGATCAAGTCATCTACTCACCGACCAAAAGGCCCTTCACAGTGGCGGATAAAGGACAGCCTCTGACTCAGTTGTTTGGTTGA